From the Flavobacterium galactosidilyticum genome, one window contains:
- a CDS encoding MFS transporter, which produces MEKRTLSFWQIWNMSFGFLGIQMGFALQNSNVSRIFQTLGANIDDIPILWVAAPLTGLIIQPIIGYFSDRTWNKLGRRKPYFLVGAILASAALFIMPNSPVLWFAAGMLWIMDASINVSMEPFRAFVGDNLPEQQRTAGFAMQSFFIGIGAYFASKLPLIFTYYGVENTAPLGIIPDSVKYSFYLGGIVFLLTVLWTVIRSKEYSPEELAAFEKHRENTYVKEEHSADWFTNNAKSHLTKGLLFSIISVLFSLAIFHYGLKKDLYVLSIGLIGVGGIAMLISGMLQKGNRTSNGFVTIMNDFQFMPKIMKQLAWVQFFSWFALFSMWIYTTLAVTQHIYGTTDTTSVAYNTGANQVGEMFANYNLIAAIASFLLPVLAKHTTTKFTHFVALVCGGLGLISIYFINEPTTFTMEWLPMIGVGIAWASILSIPYAMLSGSLPSNKMGYYMGVFNFFIVIPQLVAASILGFLIATFFNSEPIYALLIGGTSMIIAGVLSLTISENSKIKLNE; this is translated from the coding sequence ATGGAAAAGCGTACGTTAAGTTTCTGGCAAATTTGGAACATGAGTTTCGGATTTCTGGGAATTCAAATGGGTTTTGCATTGCAAAATTCAAATGTCAGCAGAATATTTCAAACTCTTGGCGCTAATATTGACGACATCCCTATTTTATGGGTAGCCGCACCATTGACTGGATTGATTATTCAACCTATAATTGGTTATTTTTCAGACAGAACATGGAATAAATTAGGACGAAGAAAACCCTATTTTTTAGTTGGAGCAATTTTAGCATCAGCCGCTTTATTCATAATGCCAAATTCACCGGTTTTATGGTTTGCCGCAGGAATGCTGTGGATTATGGACGCCTCGATTAATGTTTCGATGGAGCCTTTTAGAGCATTCGTTGGTGACAATTTACCAGAACAGCAACGTACCGCTGGTTTTGCAATGCAAAGTTTCTTTATTGGTATTGGCGCCTATTTTGCTTCAAAATTACCATTGATTTTCACTTATTACGGTGTGGAGAATACTGCTCCTCTTGGAATTATTCCCGACTCAGTAAAATACTCATTCTACTTAGGAGGAATCGTATTTTTATTGACAGTACTCTGGACGGTAATCCGTTCAAAAGAGTATTCTCCAGAAGAATTAGCTGCCTTTGAAAAACACAGAGAAAATACTTATGTCAAAGAAGAGCATTCTGCAGATTGGTTTACAAATAATGCCAAATCTCATCTTACAAAAGGACTGTTATTCTCCATCATCAGTGTTCTATTTTCATTGGCCATATTTCATTACGGTTTAAAAAAAGATCTCTATGTTTTATCAATTGGTCTGATAGGTGTGGGAGGAATTGCGATGTTGATTTCAGGAATGTTACAAAAGGGAAACCGAACCAGCAATGGATTTGTAACCATAATGAATGATTTTCAGTTCATGCCAAAAATCATGAAGCAATTAGCATGGGTACAGTTTTTTTCTTGGTTCGCGTTATTTTCTATGTGGATCTACACTACCCTGGCTGTTACGCAACATATTTATGGCACGACCGACACAACATCTGTGGCATATAATACAGGTGCGAATCAAGTGGGCGAAATGTTTGCTAACTATAATTTAATTGCAGCTATCGCCTCTTTCTTATTGCCTGTTTTGGCTAAGCACACTACTACAAAATTTACTCATTTTGTAGCTTTAGTATGCGGAGGACTTGGCCTTATTTCCATTTATTTTATAAATGAGCCTACTACTTTTACAATGGAATGGTTACCAATGATAGGAGTTGGAATCGCTTGGGCAAGTATCTTGTCTATCCCGTATGCCATGTTATCAGGATCATTGCCATCAAATAAAATGGGATACTACATGGGCGTTTTTAACTTTTTTATAGTTATTCCTCAATTAGTTGCCGCGTCTATCTTAGGTTTTTTAATAGCTACATTTTTTAACAGCGAACCTATTTATGCTCTTTTAATAGGCGGTACATCTATGATCATTGCCGGAGTGCTTTCGCTTACTATTTCTGAAAACTCAAAAATTAAATTAAATGAATAA